The nucleotide sequence GATTTCATAAAATGCTTTCGAGTTCTAATCAATAAACCAAACTAAacagctcagaggtgaatcacaaaattacaagctctgatttgaagcaaaaaataaatatgtattttaaaaatcacacaaaacGTCAAAGgtacttaatgtctttaatggGGAATAAACAAAAATTCCATGAAACATTGCGAGTGATGTGATCGAATTAAAATAATGGAAATACATAAAACTgctgattttaggttgttgattatgcAAGGCAAAACTCTTTTGGAGTGCTTTGTTTGCCGCTATTCTCTGATAAGTGAATTTTCCCCCTCGGAATCTCCTATAGTGTGGTTATTCACCTGGAATTATGCTATaaaacatgttgttgtttttgttttttaaattaaattgaaataacTCTTATAGATGGCCTTTAATTTggagcatataccatcaattaacaacctagGAGCTCACAGTAAGGTTTTTATATTCACACTTAAGGTTCTATATgtaatcattaaaaatcaatttccATATAGAAAAAACAATgcgatttttacttccagaaccagatttTGCGCTCTATTGTAGCAATTTgtaaatattctaaatataattttactatttttgtgtgaaatatgaaTCAGACAGTCTATGAGTGATCCATAGGCGTGTCGTCTGAGACTGAGTATATCCTCTTTGAGACAGGGAACCGCTTTGGGGGCTTTGTTAGGACAACAGAAAAAGTCTGTGTGTAGATGAACCATGATCGTCCTGCTGTTTTTCATATTAGTGTGTCTATCAGAATGTGTTTTAAGTATGAATACTTACCCTCCCTGTGCCTCTATGCTCGTAGGGAACTAATGCCGAAGACTTTGGAGGGTCAGCTGACCATGGAGAAGACACCGAGCTACTTTGTAACCAAGGAGGTTCCAGGCCGGATCCATGCCATGTCCAAGGACACCAAGCTGATAGTTGTGGTTAGAGACCCCGTAACCCGGGCGATTTCGGACTACACGCAGACCCGCTCAAAGAAACCCGACATCCCTTCCTTTGAGAGCTTGACTTTTAAGAACATCACAGGAAATATAATAGACACCTCATGGAGCGCTGTTCAGATCGGCATGTATGCCAGACATCTGGAGCGATGGCTGCAGTTCTTCCCCATGAGCCAGTTGTTGTTTGTGAGTGGGGAGCGACTGATCAGCGACCCCGCAGGAGAGATGGCCCATGTACAGCATTTCCTGGGCCTTAGAAGAGTagtctcacacaaacacttccaCTTTAACCCCGCCAAGGGCTTCCCCTGCCTCAAAAGGCCCGAAAGCAACAGCAAACCGCACTGCCTCGGCAAAACAAAAGGCCGGACACACCCAAACATTGATCCGGATGTGATTCAAAGATTGAGAGACTTCTACAAGCCCTTTAACAAAAAGTTCTTCCATATGACAGGCCAGGATTTTGGCTGggactgagatttttttttttggaagataaTTAATTGTAAGAAGTCTATTTTATCCTAATTTATTTGAGAGTAAAATACTCACTTAGCTGCCTAttgctgcctattgttgttgtaCAAACTGTAAGTTTCTACTTGATACATTCCAGTTGAATCTGTAAGCATGATATTTAATAAGCTTGATCATTTGTGTTTTCAAATTTGTTTGACAAAGGAAAAAAGCACAATGTAACTAATTACGGGTATATTATAAATCTCTTTGTCCTGCACAGAGAGAATATTCTGATCAATTCTTAATTCCGTTGCGTAATAGGGCCTCATATTtcttttaataaacatattatttaatCTGTTACACAAGAATACGACCATAccatcatttattttctttacggACCTAAAGTTTAAAGGGTCAGTATTTCGTTTCAGTTTTTCCAAAGCCACTTTTGAAGGATCAATACGCATAAAGTTATTCAAcattatggaaaaaaataaacatttattgtcTGGCACCATTTTTATGACCCCAGCTATATGTTTAACATGATTTATGTAAATATACATCAGCATTAAGCACAAAAGGGGAATACACTAAGTAGGAAGCGAAAGCTATTTGTATGCCGCAATTTCCCGTATTGACTTTATTTATATGCATGGTGCAGCACGATACCAGTGGATATAATAACTGGTTTTACCCCAGAAACTGTGTATTACATTAGTGCACAATACTCCGAGTCTGTATTTGCATTTGTGTGGTGTGATTGCAGTTCTTGTTACATGATTAAGAAGAGAAATGGAGGCAAAAAGTTCTTTTGAATTTCtgttacacagaaaagcacaaacACCTCTGTCTAAATTATGGCCTCATATGACTGTAAGACCTTTCATAAAACCTCAGTATTTGAAAATCTGAGGGCCTTTTCAGAATGAATATAATAGGGACAAGTTCAGTTAACTTGTTTCATTACTTGCAAGAATTGCAAAAAGGGAAAGTGGAACTTCTCgtcatatttttaattttttttcatacatCAATGGTTGAGTTTTATTCAACCCTTTTTATGTACTTTCAAAATTGACTTATTGTATCAGGCTCAAATGTTGTCTGCCACTTGTTTTTATAACTAATTAGataaaatgagtaaaaaattattgtgttaattttttttgtttcttcaaaCCAAACAGTCTGGCAGGGGTGCAAAACACAGAGTATTTTTATGTCGTGAAGAAATAAACCCTATTTTTACTGGAGCGTAACATGTCTTCTCTTCTATTGTGTGCTTTATTGACCCAATAGATGGTTGGCATGATAGTCAGTTTGTGTAAAGTATTATGAtaccatatatatactgtacatgcatgcaTTAAAGTCTGGTAGCTCATGCATACTGAAAATAAGGGGTGGATTACACTTTGGTTCAATAGTAACATTACGCAGCCTCATTACTTTATATAATGCTTGAGTGATCTGTAGTTAACATTAATTCAAATAGTTAGAAGAGTCATGAAACCTTtatatatgttcatattttaatgtacatatatactgatctgtaagtgtgaaataatgtttttaatcccAACACTAATGGGAATTATTATAAAGGGATATTTAGTTATACACAATTTACCTCAAAATGGTGAATGCAATGTAATCAAACCTAGTTATTAAATCAGTAAAATTACCACTGTAAAACCTAGTAATgtgtttcatgtggtaacatctaaattaactgggttttattcaattaaacattattttatgtgactaaatcaacctgactaaattaggttacaccaacagaAGTATTTTTAAGGGTCACAAGGTAGAAATAGCTctgcaaacaaacattttattttatttttatagtgcaTGATGTTGAAGCATGCAAATTTGTCCTAGATGtgacgaaacattttcaatgctttTGAACAGTCTGCTAATGTGTAGGCCAAAacagaattctgcaaatatcCACAGAATTGTAATGCCTGGCATTCACAAAATTCTAAAAATTCCCTTCCCCTTGCATGCTTATCTATCAGTAAGACTGTAGTACTCTCTGTCTATACTCAATCACACTGTATTTCAACCTGGTTACTTTTATCTGGAGCTTCAGGAGAGACAGCGTAGCCTGTCAGGTCATAAGAGATATTTTTGAGGGTGGATACATTTCCCTTGGGCTTATGAAACAGCACCTGCTGTTAATTGACACATCTAGACCACCGTTACCTTGGTGATCGAAGGCAAATTAGAGCCTTGCAAATAATTCAGTGTGCCCACATTTGACATGTACCACCCATTCGTTAAATAACAAATTAAAGAACACAACTGTAAAATACTCATGTTTCTGTGAATCAACACaagtatttcattttaaaaaagtTTCCACAATAAGTTTATTCTCTACAACTTGCACTGAAAAGTCTTActtggggctgttcacacaggacgcACTCTTGCATTAAAAACATGAGGTACAAACAGGGTCTCACAATAAATTAAAGTTGAACTATATCTGCAGACCAAACAAAACTGCAAACATAATGACTTTCTTGAACGCTCACCCATCTGCCATTGATAGAGTAAACAGATTGTCAGTATTTAATAACTATAGCCAATGTTTCTATGTTGTTTACTTATAGCtatctctacatattaagcttgGAAAAGACAAagtattttatcaaataaaaataaatacacacttcagctttaacttgaCAGGGTCTTATAAGCAATCATGGCACAAGGTGCTGAAAAACAGCTAGGTGTGACAAACAAACATGTTCatttagcatgtttacatagacctACACTTAAATAATAGTGCTGACTGATGCAGATTTGTTTATGAACAGCTCCAACCT is from Xyrauchen texanus isolate HMW12.3.18 chromosome 8, RBS_HiC_50CHRs, whole genome shotgun sequence and encodes:
- the hs3st3b1a gene encoding heparan sulfate glucosamine 3-O-sulfotransferase 3B1a translates to MEYSALCHTSPPVKNKLFVLCIMLSLWVYMLYCCVGYCSTTPTFMLDERSRRMPPPRALQNQPEDPEVILKSQSRDLLNNESDADSRGDGWEENKVDVTYDEDSGVTGAPNGSETKRLPQAIIIGVKKGGTRALLEFLRLHPDIRAVGAEPHFFDRNYEKGLEWYRELMPKTLEGQLTMEKTPSYFVTKEVPGRIHAMSKDTKLIVVVRDPVTRAISDYTQTRSKKPDIPSFESLTFKNITGNIIDTSWSAVQIGMYARHLERWLQFFPMSQLLFVSGERLISDPAGEMAHVQHFLGLRRVVSHKHFHFNPAKGFPCLKRPESNSKPHCLGKTKGRTHPNIDPDVIQRLRDFYKPFNKKFFHMTGQDFGWD